GAACCGTTTCGAAACAGATCCGCCGCCACTCGCTGCACGTCTTCCTTCGTCACTCGCTCGATCCCGACGAGCGTCTCGTCGAGGCCGAACTGCCGATCGAAGTAGATCTCCTGGCGCGCCAGGTGCGACATGCGGCTCGCCGTGTTCTCGAGGCTGAGCATCAGGCTGCCCTTCAGGTGGTCCTTCGCACGCCGCAGCTCCGGCAGCGGCAACGGCGCCTGCTTCATCCCCTTGAGTTCGTCGACGCACAGGTCGACCACTTCCGGCACGGCCTCATTGGCGCAGCCGGCGTAGATCGTCAGGTTGCCGGCGTCGCGGTAAGCGCTGAGGCCGCTGAACACGGCGTAGGCCAGTCCGCGCTTCTCGCGCACGTTCTGGAACAGCCGCGAACTCATCGAGCCGCCGAGCACCGTGTTCATGATGTAGCCGACGTAGCGATCGGGGTGGTTCTGCGGATAGCTGTTGGTGCCCAGGCAGACGTGGCTCTGTTCGAGCTCCTTGGTCCGCACCAGCACCTGCGGCACGACCCGCGGCACCGTGTCGTCGAACCGCCGCGCCGCGGTGGGCAGCGCGGCGAAGGCGCGCGACACCAGATCGCGGACCTGCGCGTGCTCGACGTTCCCTGCGGCTGCCACGATCAGGTTCGGCGCCACGTAGGTCCCGCCGAAATAGTCGCGCAGGACCGGCGTCGTGAACGACTCGACCGTCTCCTTGGACCCGAGAATCGGCCGGCCGAGCGCATGCCCCTCCCAGAAGTGCTGCGTGAACAGCTCGTGGACCAGATCGTCGGGCGTGTCCTCGACCATCTTGATCTCTTCGAGGATGACCTTCTGTTCCTTGTCGATGTCCTCGGCGTCGAAGCGCGGCCGCATCACGATGTCGGACAGCAGGTCGATCGCTTTCCCGAGATGCTCGTCGAGCACCTTGATGTAGTAGCTGGCGTATTCCTTGGCGGTGAACGCGTCGAGCTGACCGCCGATCGAGTCGATCTCCTGGGCGATGTCCTCGGCGCTGCGGGTGCCGGTGCCCTTGAACAGCATGTGTTCCACGAAATGCGCGATGCCGCTTTCGGCCACGGTCTCGTGCCGCGAGCCCCGCGTCAGCCAGACGCCGATACTGACCGAGCGTACGTGCGGCATCGTTTCGGTGATGAGACGAAGACCGGTGTCCAGAACCTCGCGTGTGACCATCGCGTGTTATTGACCGTAACTATTTGCAGGGAAAGGAATTACAGGAAACGCCAACGGACAGGATGTTATCACGCGCGCCGCGCTTGTGCAAACGCGTGCAGCCGTCGCCGCCACGCGACTGGACGTCCACGTTACAATGGAAGGTCCGGGGTTCCAACATGTTGATCCGTCACGATTTGGCCGGGATGGAGCTGGGCGAGCTCGAGCAGGCGCTCGACGCGATGGGACAGCCCCGCTTCCACGGCCGGCAGCTCTACCAGTGGGTCCACCGGCGCGGCATCACCGAATTCGCGGGCATGACGGATCTGGGCCGCGAGCTGCGCAGCGCTCTCGCGGACGCCTTCCGGATCATCACTCCCGAGACCGTCCAGCAGGAACGCTCGAGCGACGGCACGACGAAGTTCCTGCTCCGCCTCGAGGACGGCCACCTGATCGAGTCGGTGTTCATCCCCGACACGCCTGCCAACACCTTCTGCCTGTCGACACAGGTCGGCTGCGCGATGAAATGCGGCTTCTGCCTGACCGGCCGGATGGGCATCGTCCGCAATCTCACGGCAGGGGAGATCGTCGGACAGGTGCGCGTGCTGGCGCGCGAGCTCGGCATGCTGCAGGCGCGCTTCAACCTCGTGCTGATGGGCATGGGCGAGCCGCTGCACAACTACGACGAGGTGATGAAGGCGCTGCGGATGCTGGCCGACGAGCACGGTCTGGCGGTGAACCCGCGCCGGGTCACGCTCTCGACGGTCGGCGTGCTGCCCAATCTCGAACGGCTCGCGACCGAGCCGCTGATGCCAAACCTGGCGATCTCGCTGCACGCCACGACCGAAGAGCAGCGCGACCTGCTGGTGCCGATCAACCGGAAGTACGGCCTCAAGGAGCTCCTCGACGCGTGCCGGCGCTTCCCGGTGAAACGTCGGGAGCGCATCACCTTCGAGTACGTGCTGCTCGCGGACGTCAACGACACCGACGAAGACGCGCGTCGCCTGGTGCGTCTGCTGCACGGGATCCGGGCCAAGGTGAACCTGCTGCCGCTGAACGAAGCGGCGGGAATCCCCTACGCTCGCCCGTCCGACGGGCGCGTCAACCGCTTCGCGCGGCTGCTCGCCGAGCGGGGCATGGCCGTCTCGGTGCGCAAGTCGCGGGGCCGGGACATCCGCGCCGCCTGCGGTCAGCTGATCACCGAGTCGACGCGCGAAAAGACCGCCGCACAGCGGCTCGCCGTGCTACTTCCCTGATCGCGGGGGATCGCCGGCACGCGCGACTCGCCGGATCTGCGACTCCGGCGCCCCCGGATTGACGACCGCGAACGACTGCCGGTCGCCGCCGCTGTACTCGACGACGAGCCGCACACCGGTGGCGGCGCGCAACGCGCCGACAATCTCCAGCGTCGGCTCCGCCGGATCACACCCGGTCGTCGTCGACAGCCACTTCACCGTTTCGGTCCGGCCGCGGCGCTCGATGAACCCGTAGTACTCCGCGGTCGGCGACGCGCAGGCGGGGCCCTGGGGGCCGGAGCCGACGGGGCGCGTCACCGTCACCTCGAAGTACTCGTAGCTGTGCTTGGGGTCGAGCGCAACGTTGAAGAGCGACACGTCGCCGGCACGCAGCTCCTTGGTCACGGTTACGGTCGTACGTCCCTTGAGATGCACGCCGCGGCGTTTGGCATCGGCGCGATCGGCGCCGAGAAACGCCTTGGCGTGCCGCGCGACGAGGTGCGCCCACTGCGGCGAGGATTCGTCGAGCTCGTCGACCGGAAGCGTGTCGACGTCGCCAGCGACGGCGATGCCGGCGTTGAAGTCGGACGAGCGCTGGTCGGGGTCGGGATCGACGTAATCGGTGGCGAAGCCGATGGCGTCGAAGGTCGCGACCTGCCAGTGCGCCGGATTCGCGACGTGGATTGCGGTCGGCTTGCCCCCGATCGTCTGCAGCCGCCAGCTCGACGGCAACGATGACAGGGGGGCGAACCATTCCCTCGGGATGGCCGCCGGCACCGGCACCGCCGCCTGGTTCTCGCTGAATTCGTGGCGCGGCCATGGCAGGAGTTGCCAGTCGCTGCCGCTCGCCACCGCAAATGGCAGCAGCTTGCCGTCCGTCAGGACGATCGCGACGACCGGGGGACCCTGGGACGGCTGGGCAGCCGCACCAGCGCCCGACACGAGCGCGGCTGCCAGCGCCGCAATGGCCGTCCGGATCGCCCTGTTCCGCATTCCTTCACGCTATTGAACGACGGCCGAGCCCACGGCGTTACCTGCCGCGATGCGGACCCGCACCCGGGTGTTGCGGGGCAACCCGGGTGGCACGCGGACCTTCAGGTAGTTGTCCGTGACGACCAGGGTGCCGTCTTCCAACGTCAGCCCCGGGCGCTCGCTGTCGACCTGCGACGCGCGAAAACGCGCCGCCAGGCCGGCGCCGATGCGCCTCAGCTCGGCGCCGCGGTCGCGAATCACGGCGGGCGGCACTCTCCCCGCCATCCGCGCCGCTTCGGTACCTGGCCGCTCGGAATAGGGAAAGACATGGAGGTGGCTGAGCGGCGCCGATGCCACGTACGCCGTCATGGCGGCGAAGTCGTCGTCGGTCTCGCCCGGGAATCCGACCAGGAGGTCGGTGCCGATCGCCACCTGCGGCAGGCGCGCCTGGATGCCGTCGACCAGGCGACGGTAGTGGTCGAGGGTGTAGGGACGGCGCATCGCCCGAAGGATGCGATCGCTCGCGTGCTGCAGCGGCAGGTGGAAGTGAGGCATGAAGCGGCCGCTCGTCGCCACGAGATCGACGATCGGCTCCGTGCATTCCATCGGTTCGAGCGAACTGATGCGATAGCTGACGTCGGCGTCGATCGCGGCGAAGGCGCCGAGCAGATCGAAGAGCGACGTTCGCGGCGAGAGATCGCGCCCATAGGAGCCGAGGTGGACACCGGCGATCGCGATCTCCTTGAAACCGGCGGCGGCTGCACGCCGCGCTTCTTCGACGAGCGCCTCGATCGGCAGACTGCGCGCCGCACCTCTCGTCTTCGGGATGATGCAGAAGGCGCACGCTTCCTCGCAGCCGGTTTGTGCACGGATGGTGAACGCCGTGCGGCCGGCGATGCCCGGCTCGATCGGCGTGCCGCAAGGGCCGTCGTGTTCCGGGACGTTCACCTCCGGCACGAAATCGAGCAGCCGCAGCTTGTCGTCATTGCGGACGACCCGCACCACGCCGGGGAGCGCCGCGACGTCGTCTTCGCAGCGCGTCGCATAACAGCCGGTGGCGACAATGGTGGCCTGCGGGTTCTCGCGGGCGACGCGGCGGATCGCCTGACGCGCCCCCTGGTCGGCGGTGGCGGTCACCGAGCAGGTGTTGACGATGACGAGGTCGGCGCGTCCTGGATCCACCGCCTCGGCGCCGCGCGCACACAGCTCCATCTCGAGGCGGAGCGAATCCGCCTGGTTGACACGGCAGCCGAAGGTGACGATCGCGTATTTCATGTCGCCTCCCACCTCCTGACTCTCCGCGCAAGACGGCGGGACTCGTGAGTGAGCGCAGCGTTCCTACGGCTGCAGCTTCGCCGCGGCCGCTTCGACCTTGTCGGCAAGCTTTTTCTTGTAGTCGACGAGCTTGTCGGCGACGGCCTGGTCGGCAACGCCGAGGATCTGCGCGGCCAGCACGCCGGCGTTGGTGGCTCCCGGCTTGCCGATCGAGACGGTGGCGACCGGCACACCGGGGGGCATCTGCACCGTCGACAGCAGGGCGTCGAGACCCTTCAGCGCCGACGAGTCGATGGGCACGCCGATCACCGGCAGCGTCGTGTGGGCGGCAACGACGCCCCCCAGGTGCGCCGCGGCGCCGGCCCCGACGATGAACAGCTTGACGCCGCGCCGCGGGGCCTCCTCGACCAGCCGCATCACGCGGGCGGGGGAGCGATGCGCGCTCGCCACGGTCATCTCGTTCGTGATGCCGAAGTCGTTCAGCACGTCGACGGCCGCCTGCATGACCGGCGCGTCGGAATCCGAGCCCATGAGAATCAACACTTGAGGCATGTGGAAATGTGGAAATGTGGAGATGTGGAAATGTAGAAATGTGGCTACAGGGCCTGGCGTCCGATATCGCGGCGGTACTGCATCCCATCAAACGATATCAGCGATACCGCGCCGTAGGCACGATCGATCGCTGAGCGGTAATCGGGAGCGGTCGCCACGACCGTGAGCACGCGGCCGCCGGCGGTCACGATCGCGCCGTCGCGTTCGGCGGTGCCGGAGTGAAAGACGAAGACGTCTTCGAGCGCATCGGCGCGCGGCGGGAAGGCGTCGAGCCCCGTGATCTCCGCGCCGCTCTTCACCGGGCCGGGATAGCCGGCGGCGGCGAGCACCACTCCCACGGACACCTGCGGCCGCAGCGTCACGCGCTGCCCCCGCAGGTCGCCGTCGGCGGCGGCGGCGACGATCGGCGCCAACGCGCCGGCGATCAGCGGCATCACCGCCTGCGCTTCGGGATCGCCGAAACGCACGTTGTACTCGATCACCTTGGGACCGGCGCAGGTCATCATCAACCCGCAGTAGAGAAAGCCCCGATACTCGCTGCCTTCCGCGCGCATCCCGCGGAGCACCGGCGCGACGATCTCGTCCAGGACGCGCGCTTCCATGGACGCATCGACGAGCGGACTCGGCGAGAACGCGCCCATGCCCCCGGTGTTGGGCCCGAGGTCGCCGTCGAAGATGCGCTTGTGATCCTGAGCGGTGGCGATCGGCACCGCGCGCGTGCCGTCGCAGAGCGCGAAGAACGACACTTCCGGTCCGGTCAGGCACTCTTCGATGACCAGGCGCGCGCCGGCGGCGCCGAATGCCTGTTCGTCCATCGCGACGCGGATCGCCGCCTCGGCCTCCGCCGCGTCCGCGGCGACGACCACGCCCTTGCCAGCGGCGAGACCGTCCGCTTTGAGCACGACCGGAAAGCCGAACTCGCCGGAAGCGACGAGCGCGCGGGCTGCGGCGGCCGACTCGACGACGCGATAGCGCGCCGTCGGAATGCCGTGGCGCGCCATGAAGCCCTTCGCGAACGCCTTGCTGCACTCGAGCTGCGCGGCGGCGCGCGGGGGACCGAAGATCCGCCGGCCGGCGTCGCGGAACCGATCCACCACCCCGCGATCGAGGGGCAGCTCGGGGCCGACGACGGTGAGATCGATCGATTCGCGTTCGGCGACCGCCAGGAGCGCGTCCGGATCAGCCGGATCGACGGCGGCGCGCCGCGCGATCGAGGCAACGCCAGGATTGCCGGGAGCGCAGACGACGAGGGACGTGCCGGGGTCGCGCGCGAGGCGCCAGGCGAGGGCGTGCTCGCGGCCGCCGGCGCCGGCAATCAGGATGCGCACGACGCCTCCAAATGCATGGCGGTCAATAACTTACGTGCCACGCACACATGTGCGCGTTTACGGTCGGGATTCACGATGATCTTGTGATAGCCTAGCGTATTCCGACGGATCCAACAGGCCCATAGAGAGCTGCAGGTCGCCCCGTGCGACGAAGGATGAAGTCGGCCGCGAGGGGGTGTAATCGAGCTTGGCTGAAGTGAAAGTGCAGGATGGCGAGTCCATTGAAAGCGCGCTTCGCCGGTTCAAACGGAAGGTACAGCAGGAAGATATCATCAAGGATATCAAGAAGCATTCCTTCTATTTGAAGCCAGGCGACCGCCGCCGTGCCAAGCAGGCTCTTGCGCGCAAGCGGACGCGTAAGAAGCAGCGCCGCGAGTCGGATTGAGAACGCTGTAGTTCGATGGCCGGAACCCCGCCGCCGTTGCAGGGCTCCGGCCGTCCCGTCAGGGTGGCGGGATACAGGGGCGAGTGAGAGAGGTAGTGATGGAGTTCCAGGACAAGACCCTGACGTGCGTGGACTGTGGGACCCCCTTCATCTGGACCGCCGGCGAGCAGCTCTTCTTCGCCGACAAAAACTTCAAGAACGAACCCAAGCGCTGCAAAGGCTGCAAGACCAAGCGCGCCACGCGCCCGTCGAGCGGCGGCGGCATGGGCCGCGAGCGTGTGGAAACGACAACCAACTGCTCGGCGTGCGGTAAGGAAACCACGGTGCCGTTCCGCCCGACGCAGGGACGCCCCGTGTTCTGCCGCGAGTGCTTCCAGTCGCGGAAGTTCGCCGATGCCGGCGGGATGTAGGCTCGCCCCCGCCTCGGCATAAGATCAAAGGCCACGCGGAAGCGTGGCCTTCGTCGTTTCGAGACGGACGCCGCGCCGCCGGCGTCTAAGAAGCGTCAGACCAGCCCATTCATGCGCACCCATTGTTTTCTGCTCATTTCAACTCTGCTGTTCACCGCCTGCCGCTCGGAGCCGGCGCCCGCCGGCGCGGCCGCGGGGGGTGGCCGAGGCGGACCGACGGGCGTCTCGATCGTGACGATGGCGCCGCGTCCGCTCCAGGAATTCTCCGACTTCATCTCCACCGTGCGGTCGTTGCACTCGACGACCGTGCAGCCACAGGTGGAGGGACGCGTCACGAAGATCTTCGTCAAATCGGGGGACGTCGTCGCCCTCGGCACGCCGCTCCTGCAGATCGATCCCGAACGGCAGGCGGCCACGGTCCGCAATACCGAGTCGCAGCGCACGGCGCGCGAGGCGGATGTGACTTACTGGAAGAGCCAGGTCGAGCGGCTGCAGACGCTGCTGACCGCCGGCGCGATCAGCCAGAACGAGTTCGACACCGCGAAGCACAGTCTCGAGACCGCGCAGGCGAACCTTGGGGCGCTCGACGCGCAGGTCCGTGAAGGCAGCGTGCAGCTGCAGTACTACCACGTCACCGCGCCGGCGCCCGGCGTCGTCGGCGACCTCATGGTCCGCGAAGGTGACCGGGTCACCACGTCCACGGCGATTACGACGATCGACGATCGCAGCGGGCTCGAGGCCTACATTCAGGTGCCGGTCGATCGCGCGCCGGACGCGCGGCTCGGCCTGCCGGTGCAGATCCTCGACGGCGATGGCAAAGTGATCGCCACCAACACGATCACCTTCATCGCGCCGCGCGTCGACCCGTCGACCCAGACCGTGCTGGCGAAGAGCCTGCTGAAGGAGCTGCCCCCGTCGGTCCGCGTCCAGCAGTTCGTGCGGACGCGGGTCATCTGGCGCACGGTGCAGGGCCTCAGCGTCCCGATCACGGCCGCGCTTCGCATCAACGGCCAGTACTTCGTGTATCTCGCCGAGCAGAGCGGGCAGGGGTTCGTCGCGCGCCAGCATCCCGTGAAGGTCGGCGAAGTCCAGGGGAACGACTACGTCGTCAAGGACGGCCTGAAGGCCGGCGACAGGTTGATCGTCGCGGGAATCCAGAAAATCGCCGACGGCGCGCCGGTCAGAGGGGAGTAGGGGCGGTGAAGGTGCCAAGGGTGCAAAAGGTGCCAACGGTGCTAAAGGTGCAGGTGCTAGAGGTGCGAAGGGTGTTGGTGCTAGGGGTGCTAAGGGTGCTGGTGCTAGGGGTGCCAAGGGTGCTCGCGGCGAAAGCGCGCCCGGTGTCAGAGCTGCCAATCGTGCGAAACGTGCTTCGCAGCTCAAGCACCTTTGGCACCCTTGGCACCTCCAGCACCAGCACCTTTAGCACCCTTGGCCCCGTTTGCACCGCTGGCACCTTTTCCCGCGCCAGCACCTTTAGCACCGTTGGCACCGTTTGCACCCTTGGCACCTTTTCCCGCACCGTTGGCCCCTTGGCACCTTCTACCGCCGCATGTTCGTAAACACCTTCATCCGCCGGCCGATCCTCGCCTCGGTCTGTTCGCTCGTCATCATCCTCGGGGGCGTGATCGCCATCCCGACGATGCCGGTCGCGCAGTTCCCGCCGCTGGCGCCTCCCAACGTCTCAGTGACCGCCGTCTACACCGGCGCCAACGCGCAGGAGGTCGAGACCGCGGTGACGACGCCGCTCGAGCAGGCGATCAACGGCGCCGAAGGCATGCTCTACATGTCGTCGTCGAGCTCGAGCAGCGGCGTCTCGACGATCACGGTCACCTTTGACGTCACCCGCGACCAGGATCTGGCGCAGGTCGACGTGCAGAACCGCGTGTCGACGGCGCTGGGCCGGCTCCCGACCGAGGTGCGTCAGCTCGGGGTCACTGTCGCCAAGCAGACGACGGGGTTCGTGATGGCGGCGGGGGTCTATGCCGAGCGCGGCGAATACGACTCGCTCTTTCTCAGCAACTACATCGACGTCTACGTCAAGGACGCGCTCAAGCGGGTGCCCGGCGTCAGCGACGTCACGATCTTCGGCGAGCGCAAGTATTCGATGCGCCTCTGGCTGGATCCGCAGCGGCTGGCGGCGCGGCAGATCACGGCCGCCGACGTCACCAACGCGCTGCAGCAGCAGAACGTCCAGGTCGCGGCCGGCGCGCTCGGCCAGGAGCCGGCGCCGAAAGGGCAGCTGTACCAACTCTCCGTCCGGGTCGAGGGGCGCCTGACCGAGGCGGCCGACTTCGACAACCTGATCGTCAAGGCCGGTGACGACGGGTCGCTGGTGCGGCTGAAGGACGTCGGACACGCCGAGCTCGGCGCCGAGACCTACGCGAGCCAGCTCCGGTTCCAGGGCGTGGACGCCGTCGGCTTCGGCGTAATCCAGCTGCCGTCGGCCAACGCCCTCGACGTGGCGCAGGGCGTCCGCGACGAACTGCTGCGGCTCTCGAAGGGCTTTCCGCCAGGCATGAAGGTCCAGATCGCGCTCGACACGACGGAGGTCGTGCACGACTCGATCCGCGAGGTGCTGAAGACGCTCGTCGAGGCGATCGCGCTGGTCGTGCTGGTCATCTTCTTCTTCCTGCAATCGTGGCGCAGCACGCTGATTCCGGTGATCACGATCCCGGTGGCGCTGGTCGGCGCGTTCGGCCTGATCAAGCTGCTCGACTACTCCGTCAATACGCTGACCCTGTTCGGCGTGATCCTCGCCACCGGCATCGTCGTCGACGACGCCATCGTGGTGATCGAGAACATCGAGCGCCACATCCAGGAATACAAGGTGCCGGCCAAGCAGGCGGCCGTCGACGCGATGGGCGAGGTGCTCGGCGCGGTGATCGCGACGGCGCTGGTGCTGATCGCCGTGTTCGTGCCGATCGCGTTCTTCCCCGGCACCACCGGCCGCATCTACGCGCAGTTCGCCATGACGATTGCCTTTGCGGTGGCGTTGTCGGCGTTCAACGCGATCACGCTGACCCCGGCGCTCTCGGCGCTGCTGCTCGACCGCGCTCATCACGGCAAGAACCGCTTCTTCGCGCCGTTCGAGCGCGCCATCGCCGCCGGCACCAGCGGCTACGTCCGGTTCATCACCGTGGCGATGAAAGCGCGCGCGGTGCTGGTCGTGCTGTTCTTTGCGTTCCTGGGACTGACCTACTGGACGTACGGCAAGGTGCCCCAGTCGTTCGTCCCCGACGAGGACCAGGGCTACTTCATCACCCAGCTGCAAGCGCCGGCGGGTGCGTCGCTGCAGTACACGGCCGGCATCGCGCAGCAGGCGGAACAGCTGTTCCTCAAGGATCCCGACGTGCTGGCGGTGTTTTCGGTGATGGGCTTCAGCTTCAGCGGCGCGGCGCCGAATCAGGGCATCGTGTTCGTCCGTCTCAAGCCCTTCGAGGATCGGCCCGGGGCGTCGCACTCGTCGCAGGCGGTGATCGGCCGGCTGATGCCGCGGCTGGGCGCCATCCCCGGCGCGGTGATCGTCGCCTTCTCGCCGCCGGCGATTCCCGGGCTGAGCCGGTTCGGCGGCTTCGAGTTCCAGGTGCTCGACCAGACCGGCACCGACATCAACACCCTGGCGAACGGCGCCTACGCGGTGATGGGGGCGGCGGCGCAATCGCCGCGACTGCGTCAGGTGTTCACGCCGTTCACGGCCAACGACCCGCAGCTCGTCGTGTCGGTCGATCGGCAGCGCGCGCTTGCTTCCGGCCTGCCGCTCAGCGAGGTGACGACCGCGCTGCAGACCTTCCTCGGATCGACATACGTCAACGACTTCCAGTTCAACAACCGCGCCTATCGCGTCTACGTGCAGGCGGACGCGCAGTTCCGGTCGTCGCCACGCGACCTGAAGCAGATCTACGTGCGGTCGCGCAGCGGCGGGATGGTGCCGCTCGAGAGCATCGTGTCGGTGAAGGAAGTGACGGCGCCGCAGGTGATCGGCCACTTCAACCTGTTCCGCTCGGCGACGCTGAACGGCTCCCCGGCTCCTGGGGTCAGCTCGGGCGACGCGCTCAAGGAGATGGAGCGGATCGCGACCCAGGCGCTGCCGCAGGGCATGACCTACGCGTGGTCGGGGATCTCGCTCGAGGAAACGAAAGCGGGCCGGCAGGCGGTGGTCATCTTCGGTCTGGCACTACTCCTCGTCTATCTGACCTTGGCGGCGCAGTACGAGAGCCTGGTGCTGCCCTTCATCGTGCTGCTCGGCGTGCCGCTCGCGGTGCTCGGGGCGCTGGGCGCGCAGTGGCTGCGCGGACTGTCGAACGACGTCTACTGCCAGGTCGGGCTCGTCATGCTCATCGGGCTCGCAGCCAAGAACGCGATCCTCATCGTCGAGTTTGCCGAACAGCTCCGCGGGCGGGGTCTGTCGGTTGTCGAGGCGGCGATCGAGGCCGGCCGGATCAGGCTCCGGCCCATCCTGATGACGTCGCTGGCGTTCATCCTGGGGGTGCTGCCGCTCGTGTTCGCGAGCGGGGCCGGGCAGGAAGGGCGCCATTCGGTCGGCACGGCGGTGGCGGGAGGGATGATTCTGTCGACCTTCCTGAACATCGTGTTCATCCCGGTGCTGTATGTCGTCATCGAAAGTCTGCGGGAGCGGGTCTCGGGACGATCGGGTCACGGGACGGGCATCGAGGCGTAAATCTTTGACCCGTTTGACACTATTGGATTGCACGTAGTACGCTGCCGCGTCTTTTTTGGGCGGCTGGGCGTAGGGACGGAGGCTCGACAACAATGCAGATCGACGAACGAGTCGTCGACGGAGTGACGATTCTCGACCTGAAGGGCAAGATGACGCTCGGCGAGGGCGACGAACTCCTCAAGGACAAGATCAATTCGTTGATTCAGCAGGAGCGCAAGCACCTGGTCCTCAATCTCGAGGCGGTTCCCTACATCGATTCGGCGGGCTTGGGAGAGATTGTCCGCACCTACACGACCGTGAGCCGGCAGGGAGGCAAGCTCAAGCTGCTGAACCTCACCAAGCGGATCACGGATCTGCTGGCGATCACCAAGCTACTCACCGTCTTCGAGACGTACGACACGGAAAAGGACGCGCTCGCCAGCTTCAAATAAGCCGGATCGAGGCTCCGCCACGCGGTCGACTCGCGCATGGCGCACAGCACTTTACCCATCACCGAACAGGCTGCGACGGATCGGTCGACGGCGCTCAGCCTTTTCATGTCGCTGCGCCCGGCGCAGTGGACGAAGAACCTCTTCGTCTTCGGCGCCCTGCTGTTCGGGCAGCGCGGGGCCGCGCCGGCCTTCCTCGACGCCACCGCGATCGCCCACGCGATCGGCGCGTTCGTCGTATTCTGCGCGTTGTCGGGGGTCGTCTATCTCGTCAACGACATCGCCGATCGCGAGAACGACCGGCTGCACCCGGTCAAGCGCTTCCGGCCGATCGCCTCGGGAGCGGTGGCGCCGGCCATGGCAGCGGCGACCGCGGTCGTCCTCGCGCTCGGAGCGCTGGCCGCCGCCTATGCGCTGCGGCCGCTGTTTGCGGGCGTCGCGCTGACCTATGTGCTGCTGCAGTTTCTCTACACCGGGGCGCTCAAGCACATGGTGATCCTGGACGTGATCGCGCTGGCGACCGGTTTCGTGCTGCGCGCGGCCGGCGGCGCCGTCGCGATCGACGTGCCGATCAGCCACTGGCTGCTCATCCTGATCATGTTGCTGGCGCTGTTCCTGGCGCTGAGCAAGCGGCGCCACGAACTGGTGCTGCTCGCCGACGGCGCCGGCGGACACCGGCCGATCCTGCAGGAATACAGTCCGTACCTGCTCGACCAGATGATCGGCGTGGTGACCGCCTCGACGCTGGTGTCCTACGTGGTCTATACGGTCAGCCCGGAAACGGTCCAGAAGTTCCACACCGACTCTCTCGGCCTGACGCTGGTATTCCCCCTCTACGGCATCTTCCGGTATCTCTACCTCGTCCACCAGAAGGAGGGGGGCGGCAGCCCGTCCGACCTGCTGCAGAACGATCGGCCGCTGCTCGCCTGCGTCGCACTCTGGGCCGTCTCGGTCGCGGCGATCATCTACGGGACGAGCTACTTCAATGGCTAAATCCAGAGTCGCCGTCCTCAAG
The sequence above is drawn from the Vicinamibacterales bacterium genome and encodes:
- the rpsU gene encoding 30S ribosomal protein S21 produces the protein MKVQDGESIESALRRFKRKVQQEDIIKDIKKHSFYLKPGDRRRAKQALARKRTRKKQRRESD
- the purE gene encoding 5-(carboxyamino)imidazole ribonucleotide mutase encodes the protein MLILMGSDSDAPVMQAAVDVLNDFGITNEMTVASAHRSPARVMRLVEEAPRRGVKLFIVGAGAAAHLGGVVAAHTTLPVIGVPIDSSALKGLDALLSTVQMPPGVPVATVSIGKPGATNAGVLAAQILGVADQAVADKLVDYKKKLADKVEAAAAKLQP
- a CDS encoding pitrilysin family protein, which codes for MPHVRSVSIGVWLTRGSRHETVAESGIAHFVEHMLFKGTGTRSAEDIAQEIDSIGGQLDAFTAKEYASYYIKVLDEHLGKAIDLLSDIVMRPRFDAEDIDKEQKVILEEIKMVEDTPDDLVHELFTQHFWEGHALGRPILGSKETVESFTTPVLRDYFGGTYVAPNLIVAAAGNVEHAQVRDLVSRAFAALPTAARRFDDTVPRVVPQVLVRTKELEQSHVCLGTNSYPQNHPDRYVGYIMNTVLGGSMSSRLFQNVREKRGLAYAVFSGLSAYRDAGNLTIYAGCANEAVPEVVDLCVDELKGMKQAPLPLPELRRAKDHLKGSLMLSLENTASRMSHLARQEIYFDRQFGLDETLVGIERVTKEDVQRVAADLFRNGSLAATVLGNVNGLQIPSERLDLD
- a CDS encoding zinc-ribbon domain containing protein, coding for MEFQDKTLTCVDCGTPFIWTAGEQLFFADKNFKNEPKRCKGCKTKRATRPSSGGGMGRERVETTTNCSACGKETTVPFRPTQGRPVFCRECFQSRKFADAGGM
- the rlmN gene encoding 23S rRNA (adenine(2503)-C(2))-methyltransferase RlmN, giving the protein MLIRHDLAGMELGELEQALDAMGQPRFHGRQLYQWVHRRGITEFAGMTDLGRELRSALADAFRIITPETVQQERSSDGTTKFLLRLEDGHLIESVFIPDTPANTFCLSTQVGCAMKCGFCLTGRMGIVRNLTAGEIVGQVRVLARELGMLQARFNLVLMGMGEPLHNYDEVMKALRMLADEHGLAVNPRRVTLSTVGVLPNLERLATEPLMPNLAISLHATTEEQRDLLVPINRKYGLKELLDACRRFPVKRRERITFEYVLLADVNDTDEDARRLVRLLHGIRAKVNLLPLNEAAGIPYARPSDGRVNRFARLLAERGMAVSVRKSRGRDIRAACGQLITESTREKTAAQRLAVLLP
- the purD gene encoding phosphoribosylamine--glycine ligase, which translates into the protein MRILIAGAGGREHALAWRLARDPGTSLVVCAPGNPGVASIARRAAVDPADPDALLAVAERESIDLTVVGPELPLDRGVVDRFRDAGRRIFGPPRAAAQLECSKAFAKGFMARHGIPTARYRVVESAAAARALVASGEFGFPVVLKADGLAAGKGVVVAADAAEAEAAIRVAMDEQAFGAAGARLVIEECLTGPEVSFFALCDGTRAVPIATAQDHKRIFDGDLGPNTGGMGAFSPSPLVDASMEARVLDEIVAPVLRGMRAEGSEYRGFLYCGLMMTCAGPKVIEYNVRFGDPEAQAVMPLIAGALAPIVAAAADGDLRGQRVTLRPQVSVGVVLAAAGYPGPVKSGAEITGLDAFPPRADALEDVFVFHSGTAERDGAIVTAGGRVLTVVATAPDYRSAIDRAYGAVSLISFDGMQYRRDIGRQAL
- a CDS encoding MiaB/RimO family radical SAM methylthiotransferase is translated as MKYAIVTFGCRVNQADSLRLEMELCARGAEAVDPGRADLVIVNTCSVTATADQGARQAIRRVARENPQATIVATGCYATRCEDDVAALPGVVRVVRNDDKLRLLDFVPEVNVPEHDGPCGTPIEPGIAGRTAFTIRAQTGCEEACAFCIIPKTRGAARSLPIEALVEEARRAAAAGFKEIAIAGVHLGSYGRDLSPRTSLFDLLGAFAAIDADVSYRISSLEPMECTEPIVDLVATSGRFMPHFHLPLQHASDRILRAMRRPYTLDHYRRLVDGIQARLPQVAIGTDLLVGFPGETDDDFAAMTAYVASAPLSHLHVFPYSERPGTEAARMAGRVPPAVIRDRGAELRRIGAGLAARFRASQVDSERPGLTLEDGTLVVTDNYLKVRVPPGLPRNTRVRVRIAAGNAVGSAVVQ